The genomic region GACGCTGCGTCACTGGCGCTGTCACCTGAGACCTCCGAGGATGCCCCTGCCTTCAGGTCGGGGAGGAATCGGAGTCCTGCGGAGCAGGGCAGGGAACGGGGTTTCGCCTCCAGGGTGAAAGACCGCCCACGCGGTCGGGTAAACCGACCGCCGTGCGTTGCGAGAACCAAGCGCGTACGCCGTGCTGATCGAGAACCAAGACAGCACATGCACCTCCAAGCTTTGCGGTACAAACCGGGCTGGTTTCAACCCGACTGGTGTTGATCGTGGAAGACCTGTCGGGTCGCTGACCCGCAGGCGGCGTGAGCCAGGAATCCCCCTGCTTCAGCTGGGGGAGGATTCAAGTAAGGTCCTGCGCTTCGAGCTCGCTGGTGATGTCCTTGTCCAGCTGCTGGAGACCGGAGGCGATGTTGTCGCTGCCGCAGTCGGCGAAGATCTTGTTGAGGCCCTCGGCGGCGGTCTGCTTCACGGCGGTGAAGTCGATGTCCTGCGGGAAGGCGCGGGAGTCGTTGTCGTACTGCTCCTGCACGGCCTTCCAGCGGTCGTCGCCACGCACCTCGGCCGCGTCGAGGGAGCTGTTCACCGGGACGCGCACGACGGGCTGGGTGACGCTCTCCATCGCGATCTTCTGGGCCTGCGGCGTGATCAGGAACTCGGCGAGCTTCTTCTGGGCGTCGTTCTTCTTGGAGCCCGCCCCGAGATAGATCGTCTCGCCGTCGCTCAGCGTGGTGCTGCCCGCGGGACCCTTGGGGGTGGGGATGATCTCGTACTTCTCCTTGCCCAGCTGCTGGTCGAACCCGGAGATCATGTACGGGCCGGTGAGCGAGATGCCGGCCGCGCCCTCGTGGAAGTGCGGGGCGTTGGCCGTGGTCGAGGTCAGGGCGCCGGGCTGGACATTGCCCTTGGTGCAGAACTGCGTCTTGACCCACTTCACCGCGGCGGCCGTGCCCGCCGAGTCGATGACGCTCTCGTACTTCCCCTGGCCGGTCTTCTTGACGAAGTCGCCGCCGCCCTGCCAGATGTACGAGGCCGCCCACCAGGCGAGGTAGCCACGCTCGGTGGAACCGGGCACGACCATGCCGTAGGTGTCTTTCTTGCCGTTTCCGTCGGGGTCCTTCGTGGCGAACGCGGTCGCGACCTTCGTGAGGTCGTCCCAGGTCTGGGGGACGTCGAGGCCGAGCTTCTTCAGCCAGTCCTTGCGGATGTACGTGTTGAACGCCTGGCGGGAGAAGGGCACTCCGTAGGTCTTGCCGTCCGCGCCCAGGGCGTATTTCCAGTTGGCGGGGGAGATGCTCTTGCCGCCCGCGACCGACGCGGGGTCGATGGGCAGCAGCAGGCCCTGCGACTGGTAAGTGCCCAGCGCGGAGGCGTCGTTGATGAAGACATCGGGCAGGTCCTTGGACGAGGCACGCGCCTGGAGCTGCTTGTCGAACTCGATGACGGGCTGGTAATCGACCTTGATGCCCGTCTTCTTGGTGAAGGCGGCGAAGACCTTCTTGTACGTGGCGGCCGGCTCGGGTGCACTACGGGTCCAGACCTCCAGCGGGGCGTCGGCGTTCGACGAGTCGTCGTTCCCCGAACCACAGGCGGTGAGACCGGCGAAGAGACCCGTCACGGCGAGCACGGCGACCGGCACGCGGGTGGAAGGTATACGCATGGCGCTCCGTTCATGGATGTAAATCGCTTCATGTCTGTGAACGATTGACCGCACCTTAGGGACCGCCCGTTCACGGGGTCAACAGTTCTGCGCGGGATTGTGACAACGTTATCTACCCTGTCTGCACATGAAGATGACGGACCATCACCAGCGACTTCTTGCGTCCGGCGGCTCGCGAGGCGGCGCCTGGGAGTCGGTCGACCGAGTCGGGGCAGGAGGCTGTGACTTCTACTCATGTGAAGAGTGTTCACGTAGGCGATTCCATCGGCTAGCGTGACGCGGCATCCACCGCCGGACGACGCCCGCCGCGGAGCGGTGCTGCTCATGCGCGTCCGGCTTTCCCCCTGCCCTTCGAGGGCCCCACCTGGGAGGAACGTACGGCTTCATGGTGAAACGATTCGAAATCCCTGTCCGAGCCGGGACGAAGAGGAGACGGCGGTCCGTGCGGACGCGCCTGCTGCTGGCGCTGTCCGCCGCCTTCGCGACGGTCGCCGCGGTCCTCGGCCTGCCACAGACGGCGCTGGCCGCCCCCGCCGCGGTGCAGGTGTATCCGGTGCCCTCGATCTACGAGGCCTCCGCCGACTACCGGCTCACCGCGAACGGGCAGAACGTGCCCGTCACCCGCTACCCGGGCTACGACATCGCCCAGTTCTCCATCGGCACCGGCACCGCCGACCTCGCGCTCACCAAGGTCAACAACACCGCGATCGGGTCCTATTCGATAAGCCCCGCCAAGCTGAACCTCACGGGCACGATCAGCGGCCCCACCCTGAGGTTCACCGTGCCGAACCACGAGTACCTCATCGTCAGGCTGGACGGCCGCCCCAAGCTCGTCATCGCCATCGACCCCGCCGAGACCAACCGGCCGGCGTCCTCGGGCACGGGCATCTTCAACGTACGCAGCGCGCCCTACAACGCCCAGCCGGGGTCGTCCTACTCGACGACGGCCTTCCAGACCGCGCTCAACGACGCCGCGGCATGGGGCTCGGCCAACGGCAGGCAGGGAACCGTATACGTGCCGGCCGGGGTGTACACGCTCGGCAACCTGTACCTGCGCAGCAACCTCGCCCTCTACCTCGAACCCGGCGCCGTGCTCCGCTACACGGGCGAGCGCGCACACTACGACGTCCACTGGCACAAGGACTCGCAGGGGCGCGACATCACCTGGTTCCTGTCGACCCGCTACTCGTCCGAGAACATCTCGATCTACGGACGAGGGATCATCGACGGGAACGGGAAGGCGTCGCTCGCGCCCAGCAACCTCGGCGTGAACCTGCTGACCCCGATCTACACGAAGAACTTCAGCGTGGACGGGATCACGTTCCGGGAGTCCAGCAGCTGGGCGATCATGCCGACGAGGTCGTCCGACATGAGCTTCCGCAACATCAAGAT from Streptomyces sp. NBC_00878 harbors:
- a CDS encoding sugar ABC transporter substrate-binding protein; translation: MRIPSTRVPVAVLAVTGLFAGLTACGSGNDDSSNADAPLEVWTRSAPEPAATYKKVFAAFTKKTGIKVDYQPVIEFDKQLQARASSKDLPDVFINDASALGTYQSQGLLLPIDPASVAGGKSISPANWKYALGADGKTYGVPFSRQAFNTYIRKDWLKKLGLDVPQTWDDLTKVATAFATKDPDGNGKKDTYGMVVPGSTERGYLAWWAASYIWQGGGDFVKKTGQGKYESVIDSAGTAAAVKWVKTQFCTKGNVQPGALTSTTANAPHFHEGAAGISLTGPYMISGFDQQLGKEKYEIIPTPKGPAGSTTLSDGETIYLGAGSKKNDAQKKLAEFLITPQAQKIAMESVTQPVVRVPVNSSLDAAEVRGDDRWKAVQEQYDNDSRAFPQDIDFTAVKQTAAEGLNKIFADCGSDNIASGLQQLDKDITSELEAQDLT
- a CDS encoding glycosyl hydrolase family 28 protein, with protein sequence MRTRLLLALSAAFATVAAVLGLPQTALAAPAAVQVYPVPSIYEASADYRLTANGQNVPVTRYPGYDIAQFSIGTGTADLALTKVNNTAIGSYSISPAKLNLTGTISGPTLRFTVPNHEYLIVRLDGRPKLVIAIDPAETNRPASSGTGIFNVRSAPYNAQPGSSYSTTAFQTALNDAAAWGSANGRQGTVYVPAGVYTLGNLYLRSNLALYLEPGAVLRYTGERAHYDVHWHKDSQGRDITWFLSTRYSSENISIYGRGIIDGNGKASLAPSNLGVNLLTPIYTKNFSVDGITFRESSSWAIMPTRSSDMSFRNIKMFNRFDMGENDGIDVMESTGVQVTHAIGIGLDDPFSTKTWANDVDLFRQVPGDPRPLQDVVFDDLVSWTYCYGVKVGQGVIQSQTGVTFRNVVVHDAAVGIGIHHKYGSAPATGIRFENIDIENLSFTNDSNRTWLALWTGNARGVGPVRDVTLSNIKVRGAVTTPARINGQPGAPISDVVLRNVQMPGSSTPATTLAQMKLTNLSDYGTITIQP